The Arachis hypogaea cultivar Tifrunner chromosome 16, arahy.Tifrunner.gnm2.J5K5, whole genome shotgun sequence genome contains a region encoding:
- the LOC112697603 gene encoding uncharacterized protein: MVLEISIEPSMITEVETYDLTSRHYPYTIYADDQRILCINTTSSQTLSKWLTNLLKSTPKNVPVIVGVTAEHQFTKYTKRGVKDHSYDFISLCVGSHCLLYPLLQQADSYKAKQNPRPLCDFFANPRVIAVGMEIEKVKAKLEKHHGIELKKALDLKAMGVEGMKEVGEKVDLWRYNLDKLAKTVLGKHFEVVRPEETLDWYDEESSCCYYNVYTDEKTMFITIDIYLCHLIGFELHGIIHGHEVGKSQDSSKSKKKVNKKKNS, from the coding sequence ATGGTTCTCGAGATCAGCATTGAACCCAGCATGATCACCGAAGTCGAGACTTACGACCTCACCTCCCGCCATTATCCTTACACCATTTATGCCGACGACCAACGCATCCTTTGcatcaacaccacctcttccCAAACGCTCTCCAAGTGGCTCACCAACCTCCTCAAGTCCACTCCCAAAAATGTCCCGGTCATCGTGGGCGTAACCGCCGAGCACCAGTTTACCAAGTACACCAAGCGCGGCGTCAAGGACCACAGCTACGACTTCATCTCCCTCTGCGTTGGTTCTCACTGCCTCCTCTACCCTCTTCTCCAACAAGCCGACTCTTACAAAGCGAAGCAAAATCCTAGGCCCCTCTGCGACTTCTTCGCCAACCCTAGGGTTATCGCGGTGGGAATGGAGATCGAAAAGGTGAAGGCAAAGCTGGAGAAGCACCATGGGATCGAGCTGAAGAAAGCATTGGACCTTAAGGCGATGGGGGTGGAAGGGATGAAGGAGGTAGGGGAGAAGGTGGATCTGTGGCGATACAATCTTGACAAGTTGGCGAAGACAGTGCTGGGAAAGCACTTTGAAGTGGTGAGGCCGGAAGAGACGCTGGACTGGTACGATGAAGAAAGTTCGTGCTGTTATTACAATGTGTATACGGATGAAAAGACAATGTTCATCACCATTGATATTTATCTTTGCCACCTCATTGGTTTCGAGCTGCATGGTATAATCCATGGACATGAAGTGGGTAAGAGCCAAGATTCTAGTAAATCCAAGAAGAAGGTTaacaagaagaagaactcatga